The Vallitalea longa genome includes a window with the following:
- the polX gene encoding DNA polymerase/3'-5' exonuclease PolX, with protein MNKSEVIKILNEIGLLLEIKGENFFKSKAYYDAAKKLEVIQDDIDTLVQENRLSSIKGFGKALTSKITELVTTGELQYYNRLKESIPQGLIKMLRIPGLGPKKIMTIYKNFGISTMEELREACEKDRLLDLPRFSKKTQDKILEGIENYNKYSEQFHYPIGEVLAQELLDQLRESSLVLRCEIAGSLRRKKEILKDIDLLASSNKPNEVMDLFTSHHYVKEIVNKGETKSSVVLQNGMNADIRVVKDSQFPYALHHFTGSKEHNTALRHLAKKQGIKINEYGMFKDDELIICHNEEDIFNVFDMQYIEPELRENYGELQAAKKHILPCLVTENELKGVFHVHTDYSDGNASIEQLVRECINRGYDYLGITDHSRTAIYAGGMTVDDVRRQHEEIDKLNEKYKDFLILKGIESDILPDGSLDYDEGILSTFDFIIGSVHSVFKMDENKMTARILKAISNPYMNILGHPTGRLLLSRKGYKINMEEIIKASIESDVYIEINANPYRLDLDWRYMKKAKDRGGRFVISPDAHSVKEFDYMRYGINVARKGWLEKKDIINTLTVNEIVKCFN; from the coding sequence ATGAATAAAAGTGAAGTAATTAAAATCCTTAACGAGATAGGATTATTATTAGAAATAAAAGGTGAAAATTTTTTCAAATCCAAAGCATATTATGATGCTGCAAAAAAACTAGAAGTAATACAAGATGATATAGATACATTAGTACAAGAAAATAGATTATCAAGTATAAAAGGTTTTGGAAAAGCACTTACAAGTAAAATTACAGAACTTGTTACTACAGGTGAACTGCAATATTATAATAGATTAAAAGAATCAATTCCACAAGGACTAATAAAAATGTTACGTATACCTGGATTGGGTCCCAAGAAAATTATGACTATTTATAAGAATTTCGGTATAAGTACTATGGAAGAGTTAAGAGAAGCTTGTGAGAAAGATAGATTACTTGATTTACCAAGATTCAGTAAAAAAACTCAAGATAAGATTCTAGAAGGAATAGAGAATTATAATAAATATTCAGAACAATTTCATTATCCTATTGGTGAAGTATTAGCACAAGAATTATTAGATCAATTAAGAGAAAGTAGTTTAGTTCTAAGATGTGAAATTGCTGGAAGTCTTAGAAGAAAAAAAGAAATATTGAAAGATATAGATTTATTAGCAAGTAGTAATAAACCTAATGAAGTAATGGATTTATTTACTTCACATCATTATGTAAAAGAAATAGTTAACAAGGGAGAAACAAAATCAAGTGTGGTACTTCAAAATGGTATGAATGCAGATATAAGAGTCGTTAAAGATAGTCAATTTCCTTATGCACTTCATCATTTTACTGGGAGTAAAGAACATAATACAGCTCTTAGACATTTAGCCAAAAAGCAGGGAATCAAAATTAATGAATATGGTATGTTTAAAGATGATGAGTTGATTATATGCCATAACGAGGAAGATATTTTTAACGTATTTGATATGCAATATATTGAACCTGAATTAAGAGAGAACTATGGAGAATTACAGGCTGCAAAAAAACATATATTACCATGTCTAGTTACTGAAAATGAGTTGAAAGGTGTTTTTCATGTTCATACTGATTATAGTGATGGAAATGCATCCATTGAACAATTAGTTAGGGAATGTATTAATAGGGGATATGATTATTTGGGTATAACTGATCATAGTAGAACAGCTATTTATGCAGGAGGGATGACAGTAGATGATGTTAGGAGGCAACATGAAGAAATAGATAAACTCAATGAAAAATATAAAGATTTTCTTATTTTGAAAGGTATTGAATCAGATATTCTTCCAGATGGTAGTCTTGATTATGATGAAGGGATATTGAGTACTTTTGATTTCATAATAGGTTCTGTTCATAGTGTATTTAAAATGGATGAGAATAAGATGACGGCAAGGATATTAAAAGCAATATCCAATCCATATATGAATATATTAGGGCATCCAACAGGAAGATTACTCTTAAGTAGGAAAGGGTATAAGATTAATATGGAAGAAATAATAAAGGCATCAATTGAAAGTGATGTTTACATTGAAATTAATGCTAACCCCTATAGATTGGATCTGGATTGGAGGTATATGAAAAAGGCAAAAGATAGGGGTGGTAGATTTGTAATATCCCCTGATGCGCATAGCGTTAAAGAATTTGATTATATGAGATATGGCATTAATGTTGCCCGTAAAGGGTGGTTAGAGAAAAAGGATATAATAAATACTTTAACAGTAAACGAAATTGTTAAATGTTTTAACTAA
- a CDS encoding ferritin-like domain-containing protein: MKKMRCLICGMIINEKNYDRNSSSFIDKNTDNKIIRCPFCGVTEEYLSDDESYIDLDKRDLDDKTRKILDIGMKLEMFNSEFYAEASKQTNNMELKKMFQDLSNVEMMHARVHKNFGGFEQLPILRKMDYTKHNTDELLFIEANKREKHAVEFYERYYNQVPEAYKNIFRALADVEKEHITITQGD, translated from the coding sequence ATGAAGAAAATGAGATGTTTAATATGTGGAATGATTATAAATGAGAAAAATTATGATAGAAATAGTTCATCATTTATAGATAAAAATACGGATAATAAAATAATAAGATGTCCATTTTGTGGAGTTACTGAAGAATACCTCAGTGATGATGAAAGTTATATAGATCTTGATAAAAGAGATTTGGATGATAAAACTAGAAAAATACTAGATATAGGTATGAAACTTGAAATGTTCAACAGTGAATTCTATGCAGAAGCAAGTAAACAAACCAATAATATGGAATTGAAGAAAATGTTTCAGGACTTGAGTAATGTTGAAATGATGCATGCGAGAGTTCATAAGAATTTTGGTGGGTTTGAACAATTACCGATACTTAGAAAAATGGATTACACTAAACATAATACAGATGAATTGTTATTTATAGAAGCAAATAAAAGAGAAAAACATGCTGTTGAATTTTATGAACGTTATTATAATCAGGTCCCTGAAGCTTATAAAAATATATTTAGAGCTCTAGCAGATGTTGAAAAAGAACATATAACCATAACACAAGGTGATTAA
- a CDS encoding DUF6323 family protein yields the protein MNLPVIMTKSSINKQVNKIMKLNKETATYGLKLSRQEIIQVLEVRKDLLRGYGRIEIGTDVIDKLIKSFYTSAYIQQDSYSTTLMELQEIFYYMKNETEDNLSDDEIIETLKDFFENYCKGSIELLQGREIESFSRNQRIRNQENDFFKGEYF from the coding sequence ATGAATCTACCAGTTATTATGACAAAAAGTTCAATAAATAAACAAGTTAATAAAATAATGAAATTGAATAAAGAAACTGCTACCTATGGGTTAAAACTTTCGAGGCAAGAAATTATACAAGTACTTGAAGTCAGAAAGGATTTGCTAAGAGGTTATGGGCGTATTGAGATTGGAACAGATGTTATCGATAAATTAATTAAAAGTTTTTATACTTCTGCTTATATACAACAAGATAGTTACTCAACGACTTTAATGGAATTACAAGAAATATTTTATTATATGAAAAATGAAACAGAAGATAATCTAAGTGACGATGAAATAATTGAAACTTTGAAAGATTTTTTTGAAAATTATTGTAAGGGTTCTATTGAATTATTGCAAGGAAGAGAAATCGAATCATTTTCTAGAAATCAACGAATTAGAAATCAAGAGAACGACTTTTTTAAAGGAGAATATTTTTAA
- a CDS encoding DUF6179 domain-containing protein, whose translation MDNDLIIRYIQNNNMELLNILKRLIEKYTFGESSSIKVEVAESLLASINYSIDAYFDKFSEKEGVIVLQNHGLEQVYDIGLGEVKRCLEQCKTLYKETIDNKLDIEVQAYNDTLENAIPYFLKYYNCIFSAHETMCCIDYPLAIDDMNVQGAYYIKEYLEKIIVETEFCRYFYEELDDLLNNYGIINKMNYKEELFNVFELVINNYVFSIIANKGIITTRINEDDYEVIVEKLYNMNITELQEYVDNIFRTIIGTLKINNDDLINYIDMYKNIFKERLISNINHSSLKYMIVTNDVQSIEKINLLDVNNKMDDDVFRELVENIKHCPSVKDITSLIKANVSSLIDFVDILKSDCLFEKENYYTVFDILGNLELAILGKMVYKEQLMYKDDIDILSYQLSDDSEEWQIYYREYIYNLDKSRIIDVEWLIRNYNIII comes from the coding sequence ATGGATAATGATCTAATAATAAGATATATACAAAACAATAATATGGAACTATTAAACATATTAAAAAGGTTGATTGAAAAATATACTTTCGGTGAAAGTTCATCAATAAAGGTTGAAGTAGCAGAGAGTCTACTTGCGTCTATTAATTACTCTATTGATGCCTATTTTGATAAGTTTTCTGAAAAAGAAGGAGTTATAGTTTTACAGAATCATGGGCTAGAGCAAGTTTATGATATTGGGTTAGGTGAAGTAAAAAGATGTTTGGAACAATGTAAAACTTTATATAAAGAAACTATAGACAATAAATTGGATATTGAAGTACAAGCTTACAATGATACACTAGAAAATGCAATACCATATTTCCTTAAATATTATAATTGTATATTTTCAGCTCATGAAACAATGTGCTGTATAGATTATCCTCTTGCCATAGATGATATGAATGTTCAGGGCGCTTATTATATAAAAGAATATCTTGAAAAAATAATTGTTGAAACAGAATTCTGTAGATATTTTTATGAAGAATTGGATGATTTATTAAATAATTATGGAATAATAAATAAAATGAATTATAAGGAAGAGTTGTTCAATGTATTTGAACTTGTCATTAATAATTATGTTTTTTCTATTATTGCTAATAAAGGGATAATAACCACCAGAATTAATGAAGATGATTATGAAGTAATAGTTGAGAAGTTGTATAACATGAATATTACTGAGTTACAAGAATATGTAGATAATATATTTAGAACTATTATCGGTACTTTAAAGATTAATAATGATGATCTTATCAATTATATTGATATGTATAAAAATATCTTTAAAGAAAGGCTCATTTCAAATATCAACCATAGTAGTCTAAAATATATGATTGTAACAAATGATGTACAATCCATAGAAAAAATCAATCTACTGGATGTAAACAATAAAATGGACGATGACGTATTCAGAGAGTTGGTTGAGAATATAAAACATTGTCCTAGTGTAAAAGATATAACTAGTCTGATTAAAGCTAATGTAAGTTCATTGATCGATTTCGTAGATATATTAAAATCTGATTGTCTTTTCGAAAAAGAAAATTACTATACAGTTTTTGATATATTAGGTAATCTAGAATTAGCTATCTTAGGGAAAATGGTATATAAAGAACAGTTGATGTATAAGGATGATATAGATATTTTATCTTATCAATTAAGTGATGATAGTGAAGAGTGGCAAATATACTATAGAGAATATATATATAATTTAGATAAGAGCAGAATCATAGATGTTGAATGGTTGATAAGAAATTACAATATAATCATATAG
- a CDS encoding DUF2294 domain-containing protein: MTKGQKEAKICEVITRFEAEYMGRGPKRINAKIMDDVIFVRQWGFLTLAEESLAETNDGTELIKKVRSRLFEKVNTRFRNSINEVIDSNIISIHSDVSTITGEKIIVVTFDENIEEKFFGN; this comes from the coding sequence ATGACAAAGGGACAGAAGGAAGCTAAAATTTGTGAAGTAATTACTCGATTTGAAGCTGAATATATGGGAAGAGGCCCTAAAAGAATTAATGCAAAAATAATGGATGATGTTATTTTTGTAAGGCAATGGGGATTTTTGACATTAGCTGAGGAATCACTTGCAGAGACTAATGATGGAACAGAACTCATTAAGAAGGTTCGTTCACGTCTTTTTGAAAAGGTTAATACTAGATTTAGGAATTCTATAAATGAAGTGATTGACTCAAACATTATTAGTATTCACTCAGATGTAAGTACAATAACAGGAGAGAAGATTATTGTTGTGACATTTGATGAAAATATTGAAGAAAAGTTTTTTGGTAATTAA
- a CDS encoding DUF4914 family protein produces MNIQKIKRLSKGKGMLDIMSSFDVTRFKVNEDVRSILNSASKVIVPRNREHLLDLATGGGQSVFKVNYFIDGIGLTQEATVTKCKNGLSVNYHEEYMRRRDPDCMVIGDNKNTDKTRYKERFNEDFDGVRLETYVWLKNQELIVMPLIAGDDEYGSPTLLICPVNAAFFAGGLADLQGFIPEEKIDQKFEPKAIIYLAPPFRHTHFDGKQVVVHNRLDDIHEIFSFNLYPGPSAKKGIYGVLLNIGELESWTTVHASTVKVTTPYDNSLIIMHEGASGGGKSEMIEEVHREVDGSILFGENTVTNERIYLEIADTCELNPVTDDMAMCHPELQNNNKLVVKDAEAGWFLRFNHITEYGTSPQHEKLCIHPKEPLIFLNMDASPDSTILIWDHIQDAPGKPCPNPRVIMPRSFVPEVVSEPVEIDVRSFGVRTPACTKSDPTYGIIGCLHILPPALAWIWRLVAPRGHANPSITDSEGMTSEGVGSYWPFATGKMVDQANLLLEQIINTPSTRYVLIPNQHIGSYEVGFNAQWIAREYLARKGSAKFKPEQIVESRCSLLGYSLNRLRVDGYNIPKGILQTNYQLSVGEEAYDQGAKILKHFFERELAKFNTDELLPLGREIINCFMNDGTVDDYIKLISMK; encoded by the coding sequence ATGAATATCCAAAAAATAAAAAGACTTAGCAAAGGAAAGGGAATGTTAGATATTATGAGCTCATTTGATGTAACTAGGTTTAAAGTTAATGAAGACGTTAGAAGCATATTGAATTCAGCTTCAAAAGTGATTGTACCAAGAAATAGAGAGCATCTGCTAGATTTAGCTACTGGTGGAGGACAATCAGTATTTAAAGTTAATTATTTTATTGACGGAATTGGTTTAACGCAAGAAGCTACGGTAACTAAATGTAAAAATGGATTATCTGTCAATTATCATGAAGAGTATATGAGAAGGCGTGATCCAGATTGCATGGTTATCGGAGATAATAAAAATACAGACAAAACAAGATACAAAGAAAGATTTAATGAGGATTTTGACGGCGTAAGATTAGAGACTTATGTATGGTTGAAAAATCAAGAACTAATAGTAATGCCACTTATTGCTGGAGATGATGAATATGGCTCTCCAACACTACTTATCTGTCCTGTTAATGCTGCCTTTTTTGCAGGGGGGCTTGCTGATCTACAAGGATTTATACCAGAAGAGAAAATAGATCAGAAATTTGAGCCTAAGGCAATAATATATTTAGCTCCACCTTTTAGACATACACATTTTGATGGTAAGCAAGTTGTTGTCCATAATAGACTTGACGATATTCATGAAATCTTTTCATTCAATTTATATCCAGGTCCAAGTGCGAAAAAAGGTATCTATGGTGTTTTACTTAATATAGGTGAGTTGGAAAGTTGGACAACTGTTCATGCATCAACAGTAAAAGTAACCACACCATATGATAATTCATTGATTATCATGCACGAAGGAGCTAGTGGTGGTGGTAAAAGTGAAATGATTGAAGAAGTGCATAGAGAAGTAGATGGAAGTATATTATTTGGGGAAAACACAGTAACTAATGAACGTATATATCTTGAAATAGCAGATACATGTGAGTTGAATCCAGTGACTGATGATATGGCTATGTGTCATCCTGAACTACAAAATAATAATAAATTAGTTGTTAAGGATGCGGAAGCAGGCTGGTTTTTGAGATTTAATCATATTACAGAGTATGGGACTTCTCCACAGCATGAAAAACTGTGTATACATCCAAAAGAACCTTTGATATTCTTGAACATGGATGCGTCTCCTGATTCTACGATTCTAATATGGGATCATATTCAAGATGCTCCAGGGAAACCTTGTCCTAATCCAAGGGTAATAATGCCAAGAAGTTTTGTTCCAGAAGTTGTTTCAGAACCTGTTGAAATAGATGTACGTAGCTTTGGTGTTCGAACACCAGCATGCACAAAATCGGATCCGACTTATGGTATTATTGGGTGTCTGCATATATTACCACCTGCATTAGCTTGGATATGGAGACTAGTAGCACCAAGAGGTCATGCTAATCCTAGTATTACCGATTCAGAAGGTATGACTAGTGAAGGTGTAGGTTCATATTGGCCATTTGCTACTGGTAAAATGGTAGATCAAGCTAACTTATTGTTAGAACAGATAATTAATACACCAAGTACAAGATATGTCCTTATTCCGAATCAGCATATTGGATCTTATGAAGTTGGATTTAATGCACAATGGATAGCGAGAGAGTATTTGGCTAGAAAGGGCAGTGCAAAGTTTAAACCAGAACAAATTGTAGAATCACGTTGTTCACTACTTGGTTATTCTTTAAATAGATTAAGAGTTGATGGTTATAATATTCCTAAAGGGATTTTACAGACAAACTACCAACTAAGTGTAGGTGAAGAAGCATATGATCAAGGTGCCAAAATATTAAAACATTTCTTTGAACGTGAGCTTGCTAAGTTTAATACAGATGAATTGCTCCCACTCGGAAGAGAAATCATAAATTGTTTTATGAATGATGGTACAGTTGATGATTATATAAAATTAATATCAATGAAATAG
- a CDS encoding L-lactate MFS transporter produces the protein MNTFKKSSTNSSTNHYKYKRWMFVILGMIMFMCLGTVYSWSVFRTPIEEQYQIDATLSGLPYLVFLLGYTASMVITGKLIDRLNPKLMILIGGIMVGLGWFLSGIAVSFNMIIVSYGAISGAGVGIAYGPPIKVISSCFTKKRGVAIGLLLAGFGLSPLVTAPITKALINQIGVNNTFKAVGIFFLIVIPLIGLYFEKPASQKEDINDESKVDNNSTHEVSILKVIKNAKFQGLWLCFVIGASVGLMIIGISSQIGEELFEIDSNTTAFLLSIFAIFNAIGRPLFGWITDRFTPFISAMTSFILIFITAGLMYMTKDYTILIYIIALSVLWMNLGAWLSIAPTTVAMYFGEANYSRNYGVLFTAYGIGAVIGTPLAGFIRTQFGSYQYIFLPIMIMAIIGMFIALLTLKPKSKLN, from the coding sequence ATGAATACCTTTAAAAAAAGTAGTACAAATAGTTCAACAAATCATTATAAATACAAAAGATGGATGTTTGTTATTCTAGGGATGATAATGTTTATGTGTCTAGGAACAGTATATTCATGGAGTGTGTTTAGAACCCCCATAGAAGAGCAGTATCAGATTGATGCTACTTTGAGTGGTTTACCATATTTAGTATTTTTATTAGGGTATACAGCATCTATGGTGATAACTGGTAAATTGATTGATCGCTTGAATCCTAAACTTATGATTTTAATAGGTGGTATTATGGTAGGATTAGGCTGGTTTCTATCAGGTATTGCAGTATCCTTTAATATGATTATAGTTTCATATGGTGCAATATCAGGTGCTGGTGTTGGTATTGCTTATGGACCACCAATAAAAGTCATATCAAGTTGTTTTACAAAAAAACGTGGTGTAGCTATAGGATTATTACTTGCAGGATTTGGCCTATCACCTTTAGTAACAGCTCCGATAACAAAAGCTTTAATCAATCAAATAGGCGTTAATAATACGTTTAAAGCTGTGGGTATTTTTTTCTTAATAGTGATACCTTTGATAGGACTATATTTTGAAAAGCCTGCTAGTCAAAAAGAAGATATTAATGATGAATCGAAAGTTGATAATAATAGTACTCATGAAGTTAGCATTCTAAAAGTAATAAAAAATGCTAAATTTCAAGGATTGTGGCTATGTTTTGTTATTGGTGCTTCTGTTGGACTAATGATTATTGGTATCTCAAGCCAAATTGGTGAAGAGTTGTTCGAAATTGATTCCAATACAACAGCCTTCCTTTTATCCATTTTTGCGATTTTTAATGCAATTGGGCGACCACTTTTTGGCTGGATTACAGATAGATTCACTCCCTTTATATCTGCTATGACATCATTCATACTTATTTTTATTACAGCAGGTCTAATGTACATGACCAAAGATTATACAATCTTAATATATATAATAGCACTATCGGTGCTTTGGATGAATTTGGGTGCATGGCTTTCAATAGCACCAACGACTGTAGCCATGTATTTTGGTGAAGCCAACTATAGTCGTAATTACGGTGTTTTATTTACTGCATACGGTATAGGTGCAGTAATAGGAACACCTTTGGCAGGTTTTATTAGAACACAGTTTGGCAGCTATCAATATATCTTTTTGCCTATAATGATTATGGCGATCATAGGTATGTTTATAGCTCTGCTAACACTCAAACCTAAGTCTAAATTAAATTAA
- the pyk gene encoding pyruvate kinase encodes MYKAKTKIICTIGPASDNKETITELVKNGLSIARLNLSHGTKDYYKKIISIIKEVRNELDVPVAILMDTRGPEIRTKNFVGGQLKLEVGQEIKIFNGSFDGTKEGFCITYPTLYKDVKIGSKVLIDDGLIELEVLEVNTKEQSIKCIVKNGGIVKNKKGINVPNVDVNLPAITEKDKEEILYGLENDIDFIAASFIRKDTDVKGIRKFIDDNGGKDVKIISKIENQQGVDNIDAIIKVSDAIMIARGDLGVETPTELIPIVQKMIIDKCNQNELPVITATQMLDSMIKNPRPTRAEVSDVANAIIDGTDAIMLSGETAAGLYPVEAVKVMSKIAYASESMDDHEQRNICKKSQTSITHAVSYSAYTTAIHLRAKAIICPTYSGNTARMISMYRPDVRIIAVTSDRKVRRQMQLLWGVTPLYLKQETSTDILFYKSVIMARELGIVNSKDTVVITAGVPLAEGSKTNLMKVQIVE; translated from the coding sequence ATGTATAAAGCAAAAACAAAGATTATTTGTACGATTGGACCTGCCAGTGATAATAAAGAAACTATTACTGAGCTTGTAAAGAATGGACTTAGTATTGCTAGACTCAATTTATCTCATGGAACGAAAGATTACTATAAAAAAATAATTAGTATAATAAAAGAAGTAAGAAATGAGTTAGATGTTCCAGTTGCTATATTAATGGATACAAGAGGTCCAGAAATAAGAACAAAAAATTTCGTAGGTGGGCAACTAAAATTAGAAGTGGGACAAGAAATAAAAATATTCAATGGTAGTTTCGATGGAACAAAAGAAGGTTTTTGTATTACTTATCCTACACTATATAAAGATGTAAAAATAGGGAGTAAAGTTCTTATTGATGATGGATTAATTGAACTTGAAGTATTAGAAGTTAACACTAAAGAGCAATCTATAAAATGCATTGTGAAAAATGGTGGCATTGTAAAGAATAAGAAAGGTATTAACGTTCCCAATGTAGATGTTAATTTGCCTGCGATTACAGAAAAAGATAAAGAAGAAATATTGTACGGACTTGAAAACGATATCGATTTCATAGCAGCCTCATTTATAAGAAAAGATACAGATGTTAAAGGTATAAGAAAATTCATTGATGATAATGGCGGTAAAGATGTAAAAATAATTTCTAAGATTGAAAATCAACAAGGTGTAGATAATATCGATGCTATTATTAAAGTATCAGATGCAATAATGATAGCTCGTGGAGATCTAGGAGTGGAGACACCAACAGAATTAATACCGATAGTACAAAAAATGATCATTGATAAATGTAATCAAAATGAGCTTCCTGTTATTACAGCTACACAGATGCTTGATTCTATGATAAAAAACCCAAGACCAACTAGAGCAGAAGTATCAGATGTCGCTAATGCGATAATCGATGGAACTGATGCAATAATGTTATCAGGTGAAACAGCTGCTGGATTATATCCAGTAGAAGCAGTAAAAGTAATGAGTAAAATTGCTTATGCTTCCGAAAGCATGGATGATCATGAGCAAAGAAATATTTGTAAAAAATCACAGACTAGTATTACTCATGCAGTTAGTTATTCGGCTTATACTACTGCAATACATCTAAGAGCAAAAGCAATAATATGTCCAACTTATAGTGGTAATACAGCAAGAATGATTTCAATGTATAGACCTGACGTAAGAATAATTGCAGTTACCAGTGATAGGAAAGTTAGGCGCCAGATGCAATTATTATGGGGTGTCACACCTCTATATCTAAAACAAGAAACATCAACAGATATCTTATTCTATAAATCCGTTATTATGGCAAGAGAATTAGGAATAGTCAATTCGAAAGATACAGTTGTAATAACTGCTGGGGTTCCACTTGCAGAAGGTAGTAAAACTAATTTAATGAAAGTTCAAATAGTAGAATAA
- a CDS encoding sugar-binding transcriptional regulator has product MRNQINLLVKVSNMYYYENLTQSEIANALYISRSKVSRLIQEARENGIVEIIIHGPNERNTYLEEQLKKRFHLKDAHVLLGCNIETDQMLSGIGTLANEYVDSLLKPNTIIGISRGKTMKNVINTISPSKKIPITVVQLVGSTNSNDPSIEGPEIARQFANAYGGSYYYLFTPLFLEDKNAREVLMKTVAVAETLNLSEAANIILTGLGFLSADDLSLLWNGFLEQEEIFNLRSKGAIGHICGYYYDINGNIIDTKIHKSIIGLDIKKIIKKEYVIGVAGGASKIKSIYGALKGELINVLVTDEKSALNVITMDSYGSI; this is encoded by the coding sequence ATGAGAAATCAAATCAACTTATTAGTTAAAGTATCGAATATGTATTATTATGAAAATTTAACTCAATCTGAAATAGCTAATGCTTTATATATTTCTCGTTCAAAGGTTTCAAGACTGATTCAAGAAGCTAGAGAAAACGGTATTGTAGAAATAATTATTCACGGACCAAATGAAAGAAATACTTATTTAGAAGAACAACTAAAGAAAAGGTTTCATTTAAAAGATGCTCATGTGTTATTAGGATGCAATATTGAGACAGATCAGATGTTAAGTGGTATTGGAACATTAGCTAATGAGTATGTTGACTCATTATTGAAGCCTAATACAATTATAGGCATATCAAGAGGAAAAACTATGAAAAATGTTATTAACACTATTTCTCCAAGTAAGAAGATTCCCATTACAGTAGTTCAATTAGTTGGTTCAACCAATAGCAATGATCCTAGTATTGAAGGCCCAGAAATAGCTAGACAATTTGCTAATGCTTATGGAGGAAGTTATTATTATTTATTTACTCCATTATTTCTTGAAGATAAAAATGCAAGAGAAGTCCTAATGAAGACAGTAGCTGTAGCTGAAACATTAAATTTATCTGAAGCAGCTAATATTATTCTTACAGGATTAGGTTTCCTATCAGCTGATGACCTAAGCCTTCTTTGGAATGGTTTTTTAGAACAAGAAGAGATATTTAATCTTCGTTCAAAAGGAGCAATAGGGCATATTTGTGGCTATTACTATGATATTAACGGTAATATTATTGATACCAAAATTCATAAAAGCATTATTGGGCTTGATATAAAGAAGATAATCAAAAAAGAATATGTAATAGGTGTTGCTGGAGGAGCATCCAAGATAAAGTCTATTTATGGTGCTTTAAAAGGAGAACTAATCAACGTACTTGTAACAGATGAAAAATCTGCACTTAATGTTATAACTATGGATTCATATGGTTCCATTTAG